The following coding sequences are from one Caballeronia sp. SBC1 window:
- a CDS encoding GlxA family transcriptional regulator produces the protein MSPSINPGPGPTPAAKPLKVAIAVLPPCSMSGVGMILDSLRLANEIDGHALYDWQICSWDGRPVTLAGGAQLHADTAFGDTVSCDWLIVVSERYQQFADYRLFLQSLARVGNRTPRVTGIHHGVWWLAMAGQLSAYRVAVNWETYQQFAEEFERSIVTQQIFEIDRDRSTCTGGQATVDFMLAMIARDQGADLAERIADSLGIGVLRSGEERQRIPFVTAPGEPHPRLNDALQLMEANIEDPLATDEIAGLVGISRRQLERLFRQYLGAMPSKYYVNLRLTKARTQLQRTSKSVVQISLACGFASAAHFSNAYRDRFGVTPREERRNWIEKHSGQAPDEPRGGALLGSSREPV, from the coding sequence ATGAGCCCGAGCATTAACCCCGGACCCGGGCCGACCCCGGCCGCCAAGCCCCTCAAGGTCGCGATCGCGGTGCTGCCGCCCTGCTCCATGAGCGGCGTGGGGATGATCCTCGACAGCCTGCGTCTCGCGAACGAGATCGACGGCCACGCGCTCTACGACTGGCAAATCTGCTCGTGGGACGGACGCCCGGTGACCCTCGCCGGCGGCGCACAGCTTCACGCCGATACCGCGTTCGGCGACACCGTCAGCTGCGACTGGCTGATCGTGGTCAGCGAGCGATATCAGCAATTCGCCGATTACCGGCTCTTCCTGCAAAGCCTCGCGCGCGTGGGCAACCGCACACCCCGCGTGACCGGCATTCACCACGGCGTCTGGTGGCTTGCAATGGCGGGCCAGTTGAGCGCCTATCGCGTAGCGGTGAACTGGGAAACCTACCAGCAGTTTGCCGAGGAGTTCGAACGTTCGATCGTCACGCAGCAAATCTTCGAAATCGACCGCGATCGCTCAACCTGCACCGGCGGCCAGGCGACCGTCGACTTCATGCTTGCAATGATCGCGCGCGATCAGGGCGCGGACCTGGCGGAACGGATCGCCGACTCGCTGGGCATAGGCGTATTGCGCTCGGGCGAAGAGCGTCAGCGCATTCCGTTCGTGACCGCGCCGGGCGAACCCCATCCGCGGCTTAACGACGCGCTGCAACTGATGGAAGCGAACATTGAAGACCCCCTCGCCACCGATGAAATCGCCGGGCTCGTCGGCATCTCGCGACGCCAGCTCGAACGGCTCTTCCGCCAGTATCTCGGCGCAATGCCGTCGAAGTATTACGTCAACCTGCGCCTGACCAAAGCCCGCACGCAATTGCAGCGCACCAGCAAGTCGGTGGTGCAGATCAGCCTCGCGTGCGGGTTTGCGTCAGCGGCGCATTTCTCCAATGCCTACCGCGACCGCTTCGGCGTGACACCGCGCGAGGAACGCCGTAACTGGATCGAAAAACATAGCGGACAGGCACCCGATGAACCACGTGGCGGCGCATTGCTCGGTTCATCGCGTGAGCCTGTTTGA
- a CDS encoding ABC transporter permease — protein sequence MFLYGYGPLLLAGAKQTIALAVLSLAVSILLGLAGASAKLSANRVTRGIATAYTTLIRAVPDLVLMLLLFYSIQIAVNNLTDAFGLDQFDIDPFTAGVLTLGFIYGAYFTETFRGAFLAVPRGQLEAGSAYGMSGVRVFVRILFPQMMRFALPGIGNNWQVMIKATALVSIIGLADIVKAAQDAGKSTYKMFFFILIAAAAYLAITTVSNFVLLYLERRYSTGVRHADL from the coding sequence TTGTTCCTATACGGCTATGGTCCACTGCTGCTGGCGGGCGCGAAACAGACGATTGCGCTCGCCGTCCTGTCTCTTGCGGTATCCATCCTGCTCGGGCTCGCTGGCGCAAGCGCCAAGCTATCGGCCAACCGCGTTACGCGCGGCATCGCCACCGCCTACACCACGCTGATTCGTGCGGTGCCCGACCTGGTCCTGATGCTCCTGCTTTTCTACAGTATCCAGATCGCGGTCAACAACCTGACCGATGCGTTCGGCCTGGATCAATTCGACATTGACCCCTTCACGGCCGGCGTTCTCACACTCGGTTTCATCTACGGCGCTTACTTCACCGAAACCTTTCGTGGCGCGTTTCTCGCGGTGCCGCGCGGCCAACTGGAAGCCGGCAGCGCCTATGGCATGAGCGGCGTGCGCGTGTTCGTGCGCATCCTGTTTCCGCAGATGATGCGCTTCGCGCTGCCGGGGATCGGCAACAACTGGCAGGTGATGATCAAGGCGACGGCGCTGGTGTCGATCATCGGTCTCGCCGATATCGTCAAGGCCGCGCAAGACGCTGGCAAAAGCACCTACAAGATGTTTTTCTTCATCCTGATCGCAGCCGCTGCCTATCTTGCCATCACGACGGTCTCGAACTTCGTTCTGCTGTATCTCGAACGCCGCTACTCCACGGGCGTGCGTCACGCCGACCTCTGA
- a CDS encoding VOC family protein has translation MNQSALLTLSGVDHTARPTWKLRETIEFYRDTLGLPLVHAISARGWGPRTHPDFLHFFFDSGNGSTIAFFYYLGEPRPQERPSMPPTPDDHVFDATHTAWLTDSVERLLAWKEMLEAKGVEVSSTTQHEVIESIYFRDPNGYFIEITVKLRELQALDASDAALTLAAAMEAEHAASGRAGQVRQIDTVWQEKGRLLIEQSGITSKGPGFFVPALAEFASVVDAARRHSVYRVSQPSPGYFLIESDEALEFNRKELGLKPAVWYGLFAGGLCGRIDTFDKDRVRIVGQ, from the coding sequence ATGAATCAATCAGCATTACTAACGTTATCGGGGGTCGATCACACAGCGCGACCGACCTGGAAACTACGCGAGACTATCGAGTTTTATCGCGACACGTTGGGTCTGCCTTTAGTCCATGCAATTTCCGCGCGGGGCTGGGGCCCGCGGACTCATCCGGACTTTCTTCATTTCTTCTTCGACAGCGGCAACGGCAGCACGATCGCCTTTTTCTACTATCTGGGCGAGCCGCGCCCACAGGAGCGCCCCTCGATGCCACCCACGCCGGACGACCATGTGTTCGACGCAACGCACACAGCGTGGCTGACGGACAGCGTGGAGCGGTTGCTCGCCTGGAAGGAGATGCTGGAAGCCAAGGGTGTCGAAGTCTCTTCCACGACGCAGCATGAAGTGATCGAATCGATTTACTTTCGCGACCCCAACGGCTACTTCATCGAGATCACGGTCAAGCTGCGCGAACTGCAGGCGCTGGACGCAAGCGACGCGGCGCTGACGCTCGCGGCCGCGATGGAGGCCGAGCACGCGGCGAGCGGGAGAGCAGGACAAGTCCGGCAGATCGATACTGTGTGGCAGGAGAAGGGCCGGCTACTCATCGAACAATCCGGCATAACGAGCAAAGGGCCGGGCTTTTTCGTGCCCGCGCTGGCAGAGTTCGCGAGTGTGGTCGATGCCGCGCGGCGTCATTCGGTGTACCGGGTCTCGCAACCGTCGCCGGGTTATTTCCTGATTGAATCGGACGAGGCGCTGGAGTTCAACCGCAAGGAACTTGGCTTGAAACCGGCTGTTTGGTACGGCCTGTTCGCCGGCGGATTGTGCGGACGTATTGATACATTCGACAAAGACCGCGTTCGCATCGTCGGACAATAA
- a CDS encoding ABC transporter substrate-binding protein, which yields MNHKVAAFALATTAFAGSFVASAHAADLKEIRFGVEASYAPFESKSPSGELVGFDIDVGNAVCAKLKVKCIWVENSFDGLIPALQARKFDAINSDMTITDQRKAAINFTNPIYAIPNQLIAKKGSKILPTVDGLKGAHVGVLQGSIQETYAKAKWAAAGIDVVSYQAQDQVYADLAAGRLDAAFQDAEAASKGFLKTPQGAGFAFAGPAVADEKLLGAGVGFGVAKNNHALKDALNQALTDLKADGTIDKLGSKYFDVKVVVK from the coding sequence ATGAATCACAAGGTCGCCGCTTTCGCACTTGCCACCACGGCATTCGCTGGATCATTCGTCGCAAGCGCGCACGCGGCGGATCTCAAGGAAATTCGCTTTGGCGTCGAGGCCTCGTATGCGCCGTTCGAATCGAAATCGCCGAGCGGCGAGCTGGTCGGTTTTGATATCGATGTCGGCAACGCCGTGTGCGCGAAACTCAAGGTCAAATGCATCTGGGTCGAGAACTCGTTCGACGGCCTGATCCCGGCCTTGCAGGCACGCAAGTTCGACGCGATCAACTCGGACATGACCATCACCGACCAGCGCAAGGCGGCCATCAATTTCACCAATCCGATCTACGCGATCCCGAACCAGTTGATTGCGAAGAAAGGCAGCAAGATCCTGCCCACCGTAGATGGCCTGAAGGGCGCACACGTTGGTGTGCTGCAAGGGTCGATCCAGGAAACTTACGCGAAAGCAAAGTGGGCGGCAGCGGGTATCGATGTAGTGTCGTACCAGGCGCAGGACCAGGTTTATGCGGACCTCGCGGCGGGCCGGCTGGATGCGGCGTTCCAGGACGCAGAAGCGGCGTCGAAGGGTTTTCTGAAGACGCCGCAGGGTGCGGGATTCGCGTTCGCAGGACCTGCCGTGGCTGATGAGAAACTGCTGGGCGCGGGTGTGGGTTTCGGCGTGGCCAAAAACAACCACGCGCTGAAAGATGCCCTTAATCAGGCACTGACGGATCTGAAGGCCGATGGCACCATCGACAAGCTGGGGTCGAAGTACTTCGACGTTAAGGTGGTGGTGAAGTAA
- a CDS encoding alpha/beta hydrolase, whose translation MSYMPAGPVIEHAHALTIDWFPDVLPPATQQASVTLRTEDGAATSGVLYRGASEKTVVCLMHPRENFTFHYLIPGLLRAGASVWAQTARSVGNDLRLEHELALHDVAAGLRYLRDAGFERIVLLGNSGGSGLYSFYIQQAALGAHDRVLNTPGGRATHLSRATMPTVDGMIFLAPHPGQGRLLMGCIDPSVTDEGDALSVDDSLNPFNPENGYSREPGATCYGSEFVARYKDAQRERVARLDSIARQLIAVRQEARQAVKDKRATRRQKLEASHTPIMTVWRTDADLRCLDSSLDPSDRKRGSLWSPDPVVSNYGSVGFGRLCSPESWLSTWSGLSSNAALQATAPSITVPSLLVEYTGDQTTFPVAIADIFSCIGSNDKTHVRVRGDHHGRPLDAGDEPGRAIAARAVGEWLQQRSFL comes from the coding sequence ATGAGCTATATGCCAGCGGGCCCGGTTATCGAGCATGCTCATGCGTTGACGATCGACTGGTTTCCCGACGTTCTGCCGCCCGCCACGCAACAGGCGAGCGTGACACTGCGCACTGAGGACGGCGCGGCGACCAGTGGCGTTCTTTACCGGGGCGCATCGGAGAAAACCGTGGTTTGCCTGATGCATCCCCGGGAGAACTTCACGTTCCACTATCTGATTCCGGGGCTGCTCCGAGCGGGGGCGTCGGTGTGGGCGCAGACTGCTCGCTCAGTTGGCAACGACCTGCGCCTTGAACATGAACTTGCCTTGCACGATGTCGCAGCCGGTCTGCGTTATCTGCGTGACGCAGGTTTCGAGCGTATCGTGTTGCTCGGCAACTCGGGCGGCTCCGGACTCTATAGCTTCTATATCCAGCAAGCGGCGCTCGGCGCGCATGACCGCGTCCTGAACACACCTGGAGGCCGGGCGACGCATCTGTCGCGTGCGACCATGCCGACGGTTGACGGCATGATCTTTCTGGCGCCGCATCCGGGGCAGGGCCGCTTATTAATGGGCTGTATCGATCCTTCTGTCACCGACGAAGGCGATGCGCTATCGGTCGACGATTCACTGAACCCCTTCAATCCTGAGAACGGCTATTCGCGTGAGCCCGGCGCGACGTGCTATGGCTCTGAGTTCGTTGCACGCTATAAAGATGCGCAACGGGAGCGCGTTGCGCGGCTCGACTCGATCGCCCGTCAGTTGATTGCGGTGCGCCAGGAGGCGCGGCAAGCGGTGAAGGACAAACGTGCGACTCGCCGGCAGAAGCTCGAAGCGAGCCACACGCCCATCATGACCGTGTGGCGCACAGATGCCGACCTTCGGTGTCTGGATTCGTCGCTTGATCCGTCCGATCGCAAGCGCGGTTCGCTATGGTCTCCTGATCCAGTCGTCTCGAACTATGGCTCTGTTGGGTTTGGGCGCTTGTGTTCGCCGGAATCGTGGCTCTCGACATGGTCCGGTCTATCGTCGAACGCGGCGTTGCAGGCAACCGCACCTTCGATCACTGTTCCTTCGCTGCTGGTCGAATACACGGGCGATCAAACCACTTTTCCGGTGGCTATCGCCGACATTTTTTCCTGTATCGGCTCGAACGACAAGACTCACGTTCGCGTGCGCGGCGATCATCATGGCAGACCGCTGGATGCCGGCGATGAGCCCGGGCGGGCGATCGCCGCGCGCGCCGTTGGCGAATGGCTTCAGCAACGGTCTTTCTTGTAA
- a CDS encoding ABC transporter ATP-binding protein, which produces MEPTAKDAATKLVAQDIHKRYGDNEVLKGVSLSARAGDVISIIGASGSGKSTFLRCINFLERPNAGQIVVDGETVLVKADRAGNYEVADRKQLQRVRTKLAMVFQHFNLWSHMTAIENVMEAPRHVLGLSKKEAEERARMYLEKVGLAPRIEKQYPSHMSGGQQQRVAIARALAMHPDVMLFDEPTSALDPELVGEVLKVMQKLAEEGRTMIVVTHEMGFARNVSNHVMFLHQGRTEEEGAPADVLTAPKSERLRQFLSGSLK; this is translated from the coding sequence TTGGAGCCAACCGCCAAAGATGCCGCGACGAAACTGGTCGCGCAGGATATTCACAAGCGCTACGGCGACAATGAGGTGCTCAAGGGCGTATCGCTTTCCGCGCGCGCGGGCGACGTCATCAGCATCATCGGTGCGAGTGGATCGGGCAAGAGCACATTCCTGCGCTGCATCAACTTTCTCGAGCGGCCGAACGCCGGGCAGATTGTGGTAGATGGCGAGACGGTGCTCGTCAAGGCCGACCGCGCAGGCAACTATGAGGTGGCCGACCGCAAGCAGTTGCAGCGCGTGCGCACCAAGCTCGCGATGGTGTTCCAGCACTTCAACTTGTGGTCGCATATGACCGCTATCGAAAACGTGATGGAAGCGCCGCGGCATGTGCTCGGTCTATCGAAGAAGGAAGCCGAGGAGCGTGCCCGGATGTACCTTGAGAAAGTGGGTCTCGCGCCTCGCATCGAGAAGCAATATCCTTCGCATATGTCGGGCGGACAGCAGCAGCGGGTGGCCATTGCGCGCGCGCTGGCGATGCATCCTGACGTGATGCTGTTCGACGAACCCACTTCGGCGCTCGACCCGGAACTGGTTGGCGAAGTGTTGAAGGTGATGCAGAAGCTTGCTGAAGAGGGCCGCACGATGATCGTGGTCACGCACGAGATGGGGTTTGCGCGCAATGTCTCGAACCATGTGATGTTCCTGCATCAGGGCCGCACCGAAGAAGAAGGTGCGCCCGCCGACGTGCTCACGGCACCGAAGAGCGAGCGGCTGCGCCAGTTCCTCTCCGGCAGTCTTAAGTAG
- a CDS encoding ABC transporter permease, which yields MIQILADYWRPFLYSDGMRASGLAVTLWLLAASLALGFVAAVPLACARVSKNRWLATPVRLYTYVFRGTPLYVQLLLLYTGMYSLEFVRSQSLLEAFFRSGFNCAILAFALNTCAYTTEIFAGAIRSIPYGEVEAARAYGMSTFTVYRRVILPSALRRSLPLYSNEVILMLHATTVAFTATVPDILKVARDANSATYQSFDSFGLAALIYLAVSFVLIGAFRRAEKRWLGYLGASRR from the coding sequence ATGATCCAGATACTTGCCGATTACTGGCGCCCGTTTCTTTACTCCGACGGCATGCGCGCCTCGGGTCTCGCTGTCACCTTGTGGCTGCTGGCAGCCTCGCTTGCGCTCGGTTTTGTCGCGGCGGTTCCGCTGGCCTGCGCCCGTGTGTCGAAGAACCGCTGGCTTGCAACGCCGGTGCGCCTCTACACTTACGTATTTCGCGGTACGCCGTTGTACGTTCAGTTGTTGCTGCTCTACACCGGCATGTACAGTCTTGAATTCGTGCGCTCGCAGTCGCTGCTCGAAGCCTTCTTTCGCAGCGGTTTCAACTGCGCGATCCTGGCCTTCGCGCTCAATACCTGCGCGTACACCACCGAGATTTTCGCCGGTGCGATCCGCTCGATTCCGTACGGCGAAGTGGAAGCGGCACGCGCGTACGGCATGAGCACCTTCACGGTGTACCGGCGCGTGATCCTGCCGTCCGCGCTGCGACGCTCGCTGCCGCTGTACAGTAACGAAGTAATCCTCATGCTGCATGCCACAACGGTCGCGTTCACCGCAACCGTACCGGACATCCTGAAGGTCGCGCGCGACGCAAACTCGGCTACGTATCAGTCGTTCGACTCGTTCGGGCTCGCGGCGCTGATTTACCTGGCGGTGTCGTTCGTGTTGATCGGCGCGTTCCGGCGAGCAGAAAAGCGCTGGCTCGGGTATCTGGGCGCGAGCCGTCGTTGA
- a CDS encoding monooxygenase, translating to MNINIVGGGPGGLFFSYLIKRRFPEWTVRVFEQNDAGATYGWGVVFSDIALVFLAKSDPGFFRRFTTAHVRSDHMEIVHRGVHVPIQGNCFSRVARIALLQFLHAECRSVGVELQFNFHVDDMSKLPQADLVVVADGVNSRTRTQYADAFKPSFVQRRNKFAWYGTSKLFHAVSLIFRENRFGAFIAHSYAYSDRMSTFLIETDPLTWAHAGLGEMDDAASRAFCEKVFADDLDGHGLLSNKSAWFEAVTVKNENWYHENMVLIGDALRSVHFSLGSGTRMAMEDSIALYEGLCAHATDLDAAFGYFEVSRRSASDRFQQAAAKSLDWYENVGDKLHLDPVGFTYDYMRRTGRVTHDDLRHRAPEFIRQYESIYGVPA from the coding sequence ATGAACATCAACATTGTAGGCGGCGGTCCGGGCGGATTGTTTTTCTCGTACCTGATCAAGCGGCGTTTTCCGGAATGGACCGTACGGGTCTTCGAACAGAATGACGCCGGTGCAACCTATGGCTGGGGCGTGGTGTTTTCCGACATTGCACTAGTGTTTCTCGCGAAATCGGACCCCGGGTTTTTCCGTCGATTCACCACCGCTCACGTGCGTTCCGATCACATGGAGATTGTCCATCGCGGCGTACATGTGCCTATACAGGGCAACTGCTTCTCGCGAGTAGCCCGCATTGCGTTGCTGCAGTTTCTGCATGCCGAATGCAGATCGGTGGGTGTGGAACTGCAGTTCAACTTCCACGTGGATGATATGAGCAAGCTACCTCAGGCGGATCTCGTGGTGGTGGCGGACGGAGTGAACAGCCGGACTCGCACGCAGTATGCGGATGCGTTCAAACCCTCGTTCGTGCAGCGTCGAAACAAATTTGCGTGGTACGGCACCAGCAAGCTGTTTCATGCCGTCTCACTGATTTTTCGTGAGAACAGGTTCGGTGCGTTCATTGCCCATAGTTACGCCTACAGCGACCGGATGAGCACGTTTCTGATTGAAACAGATCCGCTGACGTGGGCCCACGCCGGATTGGGCGAGATGGACGACGCGGCCAGCCGCGCGTTTTGCGAAAAGGTCTTCGCGGACGACCTGGACGGACATGGGCTGCTGTCGAACAAGTCCGCGTGGTTCGAAGCTGTCACAGTCAAGAATGAGAACTGGTATCACGAGAACATGGTTTTGATTGGCGACGCGTTGCGCTCGGTTCACTTCTCGCTGGGTTCCGGCACGCGCATGGCGATGGAAGATTCCATCGCGCTGTATGAAGGCCTGTGTGCTCACGCGACCGATCTCGACGCAGCGTTCGGCTATTTCGAGGTCTCACGCCGATCCGCGTCGGACCGCTTCCAGCAGGCGGCGGCAAAGAGTCTTGACTGGTACGAAAACGTCGGCGACAAGCTGCATCTCGATCCGGTCGGTTTCACTTACGACTACATGCGCCGTACTGGACGGGTAACGCATGACGACCTGCGCCACCGTGCTCCCGAGTTCATTCGTCAATACGAGTCGATATACGGCGTGCCTGCTTGA
- a CDS encoding AMP-binding protein, with protein MAGINFPIEGVVYCDPSVARHYFEVGAWVDRTFAEALARTAERLPDKLALISDERSITFRTLDEQSDRLAAALLKLGLQPGARAVFQMGTTIDTALALCACYKSGIVPVCALPQYREVEIGKLASLALPQAYFVQADAGKFDLVGFAQTMLAGHPSLRHVVVARGAAAEGTHSMSALAESISLDEARALLSAVHIGSEDVLSFQLSGGTTGVPKIIPRFHAEYLAHAEAWSRHVDAGEHATLIWSLPLLHNAAHLYALVPTIALGQTTVLMPKVDIVRMANLIQLHRVTHAVSIGPIAPQIMACAEVLDYDLSSLKLFFCLTRADGLEAFLGVPSSNLYGTTEGLLIGSGPAAETFVRHHTHGRSGCEYDELVLLKPDSEVPVAVGEMGELCFRGPSSLRGYYNAPEANATAFTSNGFFRTGDMMRAHVIRGLTYYSFEGRLRDNINRGGEKIGAEEVEAFLSRHPAVLDAKLVAMPDTLYGEKACAFLILREGHAVPDVPQIIKFLSSQGLAKFKCPERIEIVDAFPVTRVGKVDKPAMRRMIAETIEAEAAAAVLSSRQDH; from the coding sequence ATGGCAGGCATCAACTTTCCAATCGAGGGCGTAGTTTATTGCGATCCTTCGGTTGCCCGGCATTACTTCGAAGTCGGGGCGTGGGTCGACAGGACCTTCGCCGAGGCCCTTGCGCGGACGGCCGAGCGCCTACCCGACAAGCTGGCTCTGATCAGCGACGAGCGCAGCATTACGTTCCGCACCCTTGACGAGCAAAGCGATCGGCTGGCTGCCGCGTTGCTCAAACTTGGCCTCCAGCCGGGCGCGCGCGCCGTGTTCCAGATGGGAACGACGATCGACACCGCGTTGGCGCTGTGCGCCTGCTACAAGAGCGGCATTGTCCCGGTGTGCGCGTTGCCGCAGTATCGCGAGGTCGAGATCGGCAAGCTTGCGAGCCTGGCGTTGCCGCAAGCTTATTTCGTGCAGGCTGACGCCGGAAAGTTCGATCTTGTCGGATTTGCACAGACGATGCTTGCCGGGCATCCGTCGCTCAGGCATGTCGTCGTGGCGCGCGGTGCGGCAGCCGAGGGCACCCATTCAATGTCCGCACTGGCAGAGTCGATCTCCCTGGATGAAGCGAGGGCCTTGCTGAGCGCGGTACACATCGGCTCAGAAGACGTCCTGAGTTTCCAGCTCTCGGGCGGCACGACGGGCGTGCCCAAAATCATCCCGCGGTTTCACGCCGAATACCTCGCGCATGCCGAGGCATGGTCCCGGCACGTGGATGCCGGCGAGCATGCCACGCTGATCTGGTCATTACCCTTGCTTCATAACGCGGCGCACTTGTATGCGCTGGTGCCCACGATCGCCCTCGGGCAGACCACCGTATTGATGCCGAAGGTCGATATAGTAAGGATGGCGAATCTGATCCAGCTGCATCGCGTGACCCATGCCGTTTCAATCGGGCCGATAGCGCCGCAGATCATGGCGTGTGCCGAGGTGCTCGACTATGACCTGTCGTCGCTGAAACTGTTCTTCTGCCTGACTCGCGCTGATGGGCTCGAAGCATTTCTCGGTGTGCCGAGCTCGAATCTGTACGGCACGACCGAAGGTTTGCTGATCGGCTCCGGCCCGGCGGCCGAGACATTCGTCCGTCACCACACGCATGGGCGCTCAGGCTGTGAGTATGACGAACTTGTTTTGCTGAAGCCCGATAGCGAGGTGCCTGTCGCGGTGGGCGAAATGGGAGAACTGTGTTTTCGCGGACCGTCGAGTCTCAGAGGCTACTACAACGCACCGGAAGCGAATGCCACGGCTTTTACATCGAACGGATTTTTCCGCACTGGTGACATGATGCGCGCGCATGTCATCCGGGGCCTCACGTATTACTCGTTCGAAGGTCGCTTGCGCGACAACATCAATCGCGGCGGCGAAAAGATTGGCGCGGAAGAAGTCGAAGCGTTTCTAAGCCGGCACCCGGCCGTGCTCGACGCAAAACTCGTGGCCATGCCTGACACGCTGTACGGAGAAAAAGCCTGTGCGTTTCTTATTTTGCGCGAGGGACATGCTGTGCCCGATGTCCCGCAGATCATCAAATTCCTTTCGTCGCAAGGTCTGGCGAAGTTCAAGTGTCCGGAGCGTATTGAAATCGTGGACGCGTTTCCGGTGACGCGAGTCGGCAAGGTCGACAAACCCGCCATGCGCCGGATGATCGCCGAGACCATCGAGGCCGAAGCTGCAGCCGCTGTTTTATCTTCCAGACAGGATCATTGA
- a CDS encoding metal-dependent hydrolase, whose product MASSNAHHATGWAAGLIAAAVVSKAGATGPYHIWGVLSFCAGVFGGTAPDWLEVAWWTRARRLWITHRTLTHWGVGWVALLLVSYHFLGVHPWAAVSFGFACGGLMHLFADWPNPLGVPWLVSRHSLNWWNSGRCDALIVGAAWIAAALAVDHVWFHSVYGLRLLHAL is encoded by the coding sequence ATGGCTTCGAGCAACGCGCATCACGCGACCGGGTGGGCAGCAGGTCTTATCGCTGCTGCGGTCGTCAGCAAAGCCGGCGCAACCGGTCCTTATCACATCTGGGGCGTACTCAGTTTTTGTGCCGGAGTGTTCGGCGGCACCGCGCCCGACTGGCTCGAAGTGGCGTGGTGGACGCGGGCGCGAAGGTTATGGATCACGCATCGCACGCTCACGCATTGGGGCGTTGGCTGGGTTGCCCTGCTCCTCGTTTCTTACCATTTTCTCGGCGTCCACCCATGGGCTGCCGTCAGTTTCGGCTTCGCGTGCGGTGGCTTGATGCATCTCTTCGCCGACTGGCCCAACCCGCTCGGTGTGCCGTGGCTCGTCTCGCGACACTCCCTGAACTGGTGGAACAGCGGCCGATGCGACGCGTTGATCGTCGGCGCGGCATGGATCGCGGCGGCCTTGGCTGTGGACCACGTCTGGTTCCACAGCGTGTACGGCCTCAGGCTGCTTCACGCGCTCTGA
- a CDS encoding Asp/Glu racemase produces the protein MSKLAYRIGQIVPSSNTTMETEVPALLRRREMLAPERFTFHSSRMRMHNVTKEELVAMNKEGLRCAAELADARVDVMSTACLVAIMAIGPGYHRTVERELAEVVRANQCNAAVMTSAGALIEGLKIMGAHRISLMAPYMKPLTKLVVEYIESEGIEVIDALSFEIADNLDVGRRDPMQLLKDMETLNVANTDVVVASACVQMQSLPAIDAIETKLGIPVTSTAVCTTRRMLDKLGLDARIPGGGALLTERFATLESAAGA, from the coding sequence ATGAGCAAGCTCGCTTACCGGATCGGCCAGATCGTGCCGAGCTCCAACACGACGATGGAAACTGAAGTGCCCGCTTTGCTACGGCGCCGCGAAATGCTGGCGCCCGAGCGGTTCACGTTTCATTCGAGCCGCATGCGAATGCACAATGTGACGAAAGAGGAACTTGTCGCCATGAACAAGGAAGGCTTGCGATGCGCTGCGGAACTGGCCGATGCCCGCGTTGACGTGATGAGTACTGCTTGCCTTGTCGCGATCATGGCGATAGGGCCCGGATACCACCGCACGGTGGAGAGGGAACTGGCGGAGGTGGTCCGGGCCAATCAGTGCAACGCAGCGGTGATGACCTCGGCGGGAGCGCTGATCGAGGGCCTGAAAATCATGGGTGCCCACAGGATTTCGCTGATGGCTCCGTATATGAAGCCGCTGACGAAGCTGGTCGTGGAGTACATCGAAAGCGAAGGGATCGAGGTGATCGACGCGCTCTCGTTCGAGATCGCCGATAACCTGGATGTAGGCAGGCGCGACCCGATGCAGCTTCTGAAGGACATGGAGACGCTCAACGTGGCGAACACCGACGTGGTGGTTGCGTCGGCTTGCGTGCAGATGCAATCGCTGCCGGCTATTGACGCGATCGAAACAAAGCTCGGTATTCCCGTGACGTCGACTGCGGTGTGCACGACGCGACGGATGCTCGACAAGCTTGGGCTCGATGCGCGGATACCGGGCGGTGGTGCGTTACTCACGGAAAGATTCGCGACGCTCGAGTCAGCGGCAGGAGCCTGA